In Lolium rigidum isolate FL_2022 chromosome 3, APGP_CSIRO_Lrig_0.1, whole genome shotgun sequence, the genomic window GGACCTTATTCTAATTTCAagaagtagccgccgcctcaccatctcgAAGAAGACACCGAAAACAAACTAAACGAAGAACTGAAAACTGAAACATTCCCGCGGCGAGaggccgtggtccgccacacctccaaagcCCCAAGgtcaccggaggcggagcggaccggcaACATCGCCGGTAAGAGGGACAAAACTCTAGATGGGCTTTAGAGCAGCCTCAAAACGCCTTGCTGTTTCCGTACCGGTTCATGCCGGATTGCGAATTGATGGAACCGCCATGGTTTTGTAGCGTTAATTTGAGGAACCGACATAGCCTCTCATGAAAGTCTCCCAAAAATGAAAGTCATTGATCCACACATTCGATGTTTCCATTCGGCTAATTTGACGCTTTTCCCTGAactcgtttgggggacgcggctgtccCGTTTGTGTCATGAGATCTTCCGTGATCGGGTGGGCACCGGGATCGCCCATGGCAAGTGCATGCCGGATTGCGAATTGATGGAACCGCCATTGTTTCAGTGTTAATTTGAGGAACCGACATAGCCTCTCATGAAGGTCTTCCAAAAATGAAAGTCATTAATCCACACATTCGATGTTTCCACGTCAGGAGGACGCAGCAGCAGGtcatagtaaaacaagtaaatgatgcaTAATTTTCTTCCTTCCTCTCTAATAATGGGAGCCATAATTGGCAAGCAAATGCCCCGTAATTCATCTTTGATCACCCCGCAAGAAACGACCATGGCCGCAATTGAATTGAATCACCTCCCCTGTTTCGCTGGCCACGAGCAGACCACCGCCCTCGCTTCCCTGTCACCTGCGAAATACCCAGACTACCCTCCCCATTCACCTATGAAAGCTAGAGGCCAAACGAGGGTAGTTCTGGGGTTTCTGGATCATGGCCCACCGGTCAGTCTACACGTAGGAAAGCATGGAGGATAGGGTCGACCACGCAGGAAGCCACGCCGCATTTACGGCGCCACGTCACCGCTCCGCACTCCTTTAAATCCCCTGCTCccctcttcgtcttcttccaACCAAAGGATTCGATTTCTTTCACAGCACAACAAACTAAATTCACTCGCAAAAAACTGGGGAGTCCCGCAAAATAAACCCTAGCCGCTTCCCTCCGATCCAAGCCCAACCACGGCTATGCGGCTCGCGATCGCCGGAGGAGATCATATCTAGAACCCGCCGCCCCCCGTCGCCCCCGCCGTCCGCAGCCATGAGGGCCGCCGCGACCGCGCAGATCGATCCGTCCCCGTCCCCCGCGGCGCTGGCCAAGTCGCGCCTCAAGCGCCTTTTCGAGCGCCAGGTGCTGCGGGTCTCGCCGGCGGAGCGGCTCCCGTCCGTCTCCGCCGGCGGGGACAAGGACGACTTGCTGGAGCCCAGCTCCGTGTGCCTCGACGGCATGGTCCGCAGCTTCCTCGAggacggcggcgccgtcgtcccCGGCGAGCGGGCCAAcgccgcgcgctgctgcaactgctTCAACGGCGGCGacgcctccgacgacgacgacgggcccgccgccgccgaggcctccGCCCTGTCCGACGCCGCCGAGACCATCAAGGTAGCCACCCCCTGCATCCCACCGCTTCCATAATCACTACTCAATTCTGACTGATATCGCCGGCCTGCCCGCCGCTTGCCGGTGGCGACAAAATTATTAACCGTACACGAACTGATCCTGTCCCCTGTTCCATTTCTCCCCCCTCCAGGGCCTGGTCCACTGCGCGAGCCTGCGCGAGCGCAACCTGCTGGCGGACGTCTCCACGCTGGTGGAGCGCCACCGCGCGGCGGGGGCGCGCAAGCGGGACCTCCTCCGCCTGCTcgccgcctccctcgtcgccacgGGCCACGACGCCGCGCTGTGCCTCTCCCGCTGGGACAAGTCCTCGTCCCACCCGGCCGGCGAGCACGCGTACGTGGACGTGCTCCTGCCCGCGGGGTCCGAGCGGGGCGACCGGGAGCGCGTGATCGTGGACGTCGACTTCCGCTCCCAGTTCGAGGTCGCGCGCCCCACCAAGGCGTACCGCGCGGTGCTGCAGCGGCTGCCGTCGGTGTTCGTCGGCAGGGAGGACCGCCTGCGCCTCctggtggccgccgccgccgactcggCGCGCGCCAGCCTGAAGAAGCGCGGCCTGCACCTGCCGCCGTGGCGCAAGCCCGAGTACATGCGCGCCAAGTGGCTCTCCCCCTACGAGCGCGAggttcccccgccgccgccgcctcctgctccGGAGGCCTCCGCCGCTGCCTGTGAGCTCGCCGACGCCGGCGAGGGAGGCGGAGATGGACACACTGTTTAATTGAGGACCTGTCTTTGGTCGATTTTTTTTTCTTGCCTCGATCGGGAACTCGCAGCTCGGTTCTCAGGGACTGGAACTGGATGCAATTATTTTTGATTTCTTTTCCCCTTTTCTCTCTTTGATTTTTGACCCTTGTGATGGGTTAACGGAGTAGTAATTTCTTGTACGTAGTAAGTACCGGGAGGAATGAATgagcaaaaaataaataaataaaaattgtaGCGTTAGCTCAAAGAGGAACTGAGAGATGATCATTCACCACAatgtttggtttggtttggtttcCTTGGTGCTTCTTTACAGCAACCCGCAACCAAAACTCGCAGTGGAGAAATGACGACGCTGTAAGATTGCAACTTAATAATTACACAAATATAAATACTCCTTGCATGAAAATTGGAGTGAAATCAATTGGTAACCgacctactactactactactacaattTCAAATTTGGAATGCATTCAGTGGCGAACTGAACTGACGCGAGTAATTTTGTCTCCTTTCTTGCTAGTAACCAACCGGTTTGCAAGTTTCTTTTGTCACGCTCACGCGGGGTGGCGTGCAGGGCAACTGGGTGGAGGTTGCCTGTTTCCGCAGAACAAGATGCCCTGAAACTGCACTGACAATGCTTTCCATTCCCTGATCTGAAATCCTGGACACGGAACCAAATGCGCTAGTTGAGATAGTGATATTCCACggtaaaaatatgtataatacggAGTACTCCAGTTTACTAattacttcctccgattcatatttaTTGACttgaatatggatgtatctagaactggaATGTATCTAtatacattcatattagagtcaagTAATATGAACCGAAGGGAGTACTAGTATCACTGCTAGTCTACCAGGGACTAGAGACAGGCAAATTCCACACTCGATGACCTGAGCTTGAGCAGCTGGCTTGCCCAGGGATTATTAAACAACTGTCTGAAATATTTTAAGCGAGGTCGCTGCCCGGCGCAAGGGACGTTCAGGTGACGCAATAGCAAAGCGGATAGCACCATAGGGATTACAAAATGTTTATCTGCATCGGTATACGCGTTCCTTCCCATAAACAAATACGCATAATCCCGAATCTGGATGAGTGTAAGATTAATCAGAGGGGGCCACTGTAGATCTATTCAGCGCCTCCGGATCCTCTGCGATTTCTTGCTTACGAGTATACGCTTCCTCATCATAATAGTTCCAGGTTGATGATTGGGGAAGGACACGGTGAGCAGTAATGAATCCTTCTCTTGCTTGCTTTCGTCCCGATGTGTTAGCAGCACACCATAAAAACCAAGGATATAACTACAAGAAAAAAAATGCCAAGTCAACAACAAAGACATATCCAAAAGCAAAGAAAAGGAGGCTACGTCGACGCGTTGTTGCCCAGACGAGTGCACTGGTCCTAGGGTTCCCCCTGGCACACTGAACAAAATGGAGCAGGGTAGCCACGACGACCTCCGGAAAGGAATGGTGTCACCCGAAAGCAGCATCTCGTCGGTTTCGCACGAGCAGACAAGGGTTTCTCCCGAAAATCCAGACCCACAACCCTCGGACGATTCGTTGCAAATGATACTTGCGGGGTCGAAGCCTCACCACCACCGAACTTGCCACCCAACAGCACGTGCCACCATGGTCAAGTAGACACCATCGCCGTCTCCTAGTTGCAACCGTCACGAGGCCTGCAAGACGGTGTCAAAAGGCATAGCTTGAATCGGGGCCTGCCTCCTCCAGATGGGGCCCATAGGGTCCAGAGGATGGGCGAGTGGGTGCCGCCCCGCCACCTCTGTGTTGCCCCGCAACGAGCCGCTGAGATCCGCTACACACCACTGTGCCCCCGAGCTCTTTTCAGCTTCCTAGAGAGCTTAATTTCAAAATTATGCCTATGCTAAAAAAACTTGAATTTTAAAGCTGGGCTAGCTTATGAGCCACTATCCTTCCCGCAGCTTGCTAAGCTTATTCATTTACATAAAATCCTATTTAAGCGAATCGTTATTTGAGCGATGTTGCCACTCCACCGTCCAACTGGTTTGTAAGAAAAAAACGATTCGTTCTTGTTCTCGAAGCTCCTGGACCTGAAGGAACTGGATAGGACTTCCCATCCCATAGCGACCGACGTCGACCCTCGCCAGAGCTTGCCCAGAATCACCGCCTAGCCCCTCG contains:
- the LOC124695798 gene encoding uncharacterized protein LOC124695798, encoding MRAAATAQIDPSPSPAALAKSRLKRLFERQVLRVSPAERLPSVSAGGDKDDLLEPSSVCLDGMVRSFLEDGGAVVPGERANAARCCNCFNGGDASDDDDGPAAAEASALSDAAETIKGLVHCASLRERNLLADVSTLVERHRAAGARKRDLLRLLAASLVATGHDAALCLSRWDKSSSHPAGEHAYVDVLLPAGSERGDRERVIVDVDFRSQFEVARPTKAYRAVLQRLPSVFVGREDRLRLLVAAAADSARASLKKRGLHLPPWRKPEYMRAKWLSPYEREVPPPPPPPAPEASAAACELADAGEGGGDGHTV